GACCTTTTCCATCATAACCAAAACGTACAGTTTTCATTAAATAAGGCTTTGTTATTTCTACATTTGTATCTTCTTCAACATATATATATTCTACTGTTGGAATATCTAGTTTTCTAGCAAATTCTTTTTCATAATATCTATGTTGAGTTGTTCTTAGTACTTCTGCACTTTGAACAATGTTATATTTTTTCTCTAGTTTTTCTAAAGAAGCGGCATCGATATTCTCAAATTCAAAAGTAATAACATCACTAACCGAACATAACTTTTCAACACTTGCGAAATTATTGAACTCAGCTTGAATAAAAATATCGCTAAAAATTTTGGCACAACAACTGTCACTAGGATCTAGAACGGCAATTTTGTATCCTATCTCCTTAGCGCTCATCGCGAGCATCCTTCCAAGTTGACCACCACCAATTATTCCAATAGTTTTTCCTGGTAATATCGTCTTAATCATAGTTTCATCTCTTCCAATACTATTCTTTCTTGTTCTTTTTTGAATCGTTCGTACTTAGATGCATACTTTTCATTAGTAATCCCTAGTATCGATAAGGCACTTATAGCCGCATTTTTTGCACCAGCTACACCTATCGCCATAGTTAATACTGGAACTCCAGCAGGCATCTGAACTATCGAATACAATGAATCGACTCCACTAAGAACACTAGATTTAATCGGAACACCAATGACTGGTAATGTCGTCATAGAAGCAACCATCCCCGGAAGATGTGCTGCACCTCCTGCAGCCGCTATAATCAACGAATAACCATTACTCTTTGCATTTTTAGAAAATTCAACTAAAAGATCAGGCGTTCTATGTGCACTTACTACTTTTTTATCAAAAGGAATTTCAAACTCTTCCAACAATTTACAAGTTTCTTCCATCGTTGTATAATCCGACTTCGAACCCATAATTACCGCAACTTTCATACTTTAAGCTCCTTTTTTTATTTAAATGTACGTTATTTAATTATATATTTACATATTTTATTTTTATCGTACGTCTACAATTCAAATTATACTACTTGTTTAAATTTTTATCAAGTATAAATAGAATAAAAATCGGATATTTTTAATTTTCCATAAACAATATTGAAGATTTTATGAACTTTTCAGTCTATTCTTTTATTTATACTATTTATTTACATAAGAAAATACAGACATTAGATTATATTATTCTAAATACGTACTAGAATTATTATACAAAAAAACACTCAGAACTATTGTTCTGAGTGTTCATTTAATTAGAATTTAATTTTTTCTTCAATATATTGTTTTAATTCAGCGATTGGAATACGAGTTTGTTCCATAGTATCTCTATCACGAACAGTTACCATTCCATCATTTTCTGATTCGAAGTCATAAGTGATACAGAATGGAGTACCAACTTCGTCTTGTCTTCTATATCTCTTACCAATTGATCCAGTCTCATCGAAATCAACCATAAAGTCTGCAGCTAATTGTTGATATACTTCAACAGCTTTATCACTTAATTTTTTAGAAAGTGGTAATACTGCAGCTTTAAACGGAGCAAGTGCTGGGTGGAATTTAAGAACTGTGCGAGTATCATTTTCTCCAACCTCTTCTTCGTTGTACGCATCACATAAGAATGCTAAAAGAACACGGTCAACCCCTACAGATGGTTCAATACAATATGGAATGAATTTTTCATTTGTACTTAAGTCTTGGTAAGTTAAATCTTGACCAGAGTGTTCCATGTGTTGTTTTAAGTCGTAATCTGTTCTTGAAGCAATACCCCAAAGTTCTCCCCAACCGAATGGGAATTTGAACTCGATATCAGTAGTTGCATTAGAGTAGTGTGATAATTCTTCTTGATCGTGGTCACGTAGACGGATATTTTCTTTAGTCATACCTAAATCTAATAAGAATTTTTCACAGTTATTTTTCCAAGTAGTGTGCCAATCTAATTCAGTTCCTGGTTCACAGAAAAATTCTAATTCCATTTGTTCGAATTCACGTGTACGGAAGATGAAGTTACCTGGTGTAATTTCGTTACGGAATGATTTACCAATTTGTCCAATACCAAATGGTAATTTTTTACGCATACTACGTTGAACGTTTTTGAAGTTAACGAAGATACCTTGTGCTGTTTCAGGACGTAAGTAAATTTGGCTTGTAGAATTTTCTACTACACCTTGGTTAGTTTTAAACATAAGGTTAAATTGACGAATGTTAGTGTAGTCATGGCTACCACATTCTGGACATTTAATGTTTTCACGATCGATAATAGCTTCTAATTCTTCGAATGGAAGACCATCTACTACTACATCTTCATTTTTTTCATTGAAGT
This is a stretch of genomic DNA from Gemella haemolysans. It encodes these proteins:
- the purE gene encoding 5-(carboxyamino)imidazole ribonucleotide mutase; translation: MKVAVIMGSKSDYTTMEETCKLLEEFEIPFDKKVVSAHRTPDLLVEFSKNAKSNGYSLIIAAAGGAAHLPGMVASMTTLPVIGVPIKSSVLSGVDSLYSIVQMPAGVPVLTMAIGVAGAKNAAISALSILGITNEKYASKYERFKKEQERIVLEEMKL
- a CDS encoding glycine--tRNA ligase — translated: MEKILSLAKNRGFVFQGSEIYGGLANTWDYGPLGVELKNNVKKAWWKKFIQESPYNVGLDAAIFMNPRTWEASGHVGNFSDPMMDCKVCKSRLRADKLIEEYYFNEKNEDVVVDGLPFEELEAIIDRENIKCPECGSHDYTNIRQFNLMFKTNQGVVENSTSQIYLRPETAQGIFVNFKNVQRSMRKKLPFGIGQIGKSFRNEITPGNFIFRTREFEQMELEFFCEPGTELDWHTTWKNNCEKFLLDLGMTKENIRLRDHDQEELSHYSNATTDIEFKFPFGWGELWGIASRTDYDLKQHMEHSGQDLTYQDLSTNEKFIPYCIEPSVGVDRVLLAFLCDAYNEEEVGENDTRTVLKFHPALAPFKAAVLPLSKKLSDKAVEVYQQLAADFMVDFDETGSIGKRYRRQDEVGTPFCITYDFESENDGMVTVRDRDTMEQTRIPIAELKQYIEEKIKF